The region tatgattataaaataaatatataatttcctataaaagaatatcttttcttgaaattagttatatggaaattattagtatttatttttatttgttgatCTGATTTGGTTGCCCAAAAATCATGTACAGCTTGCTgtgataatgtatatattgtttccttatttatttaaggaaactgggttgaaaaactCTCAAGGTTCAATGAATCTTTTTGAACGGATTTCCAAtttgtttgaacagattctgacttttctgttttggaagattttccatttattggcagtttgatttctgatttgttttccacgacctaaagggattctaaaatgtatataatcatccttaggtcgctagtttttgatcatctctcttggtgtattattttccaaataattttcaagttttagagagacttttttattatgtgaagaacttgagtccagcaagttcttagtggtttattacagtgtacttctgtattgttttatttgtgttaattgtgtaggttgaacacacttggataTTGGTCATCAAGCtccgggagaagtcttgttcgtgagtcacttttcgggaggaaaagtgcaagtgttatgatttgaagggagttcaagatcttagcacttcagaaatttgattaggagtttagattacaacagttgcgacaaattcaagagggagtctttatttgtataagtcaatttggttttgtaatcgtttagatattcttctaataaatttcattctctgggtgtggcctcgtggactagtagcaatctgcaaagattgctgataccatgtaaaaattcgtgtgttctttactttatgttcgtttttatcttctgatCACatactgtttaaacatatctggtttctgttcaaacagtctttgtgtctatttaaacatttctgtaacagttcaacaattaattatttaatttgaataattaagttggtaatcttaaaaatatggaatttcaattggtatcagagcggttcactaaactcttagtgagatcttgtggttattttccatttgatttgttttgtgtgaaatgtctttctttgcagaaggtagttcagtgtctcgacctccattgctaaatgactcaaactatccatattggaaagttaggatgagagctttcataaaagctcaagatgagaaagcatggagagcaattttgtctggatggtcacctcctactgaaaaaggtgaagatggaagcacaattgtaaaatctgaacttatttgggatacagaagaaaaaaaattatccaGCTATAATtataaagctcttcacgccatatttaatggtgttggagaaagttttataaaacttgtttccacatgtgtctcggctaaagatgcttggacaattcttcaaactcagttcgaaggaactgtagatgttaaaaggtctagatttattatgttacaaactaggtttgatgaccttagaatgtctgattttgaaacactatctgaattttatgagagattatctgatatttctaatgagtattttgcacttggtgagaaacttgacgattctgttcttgttagaaaaatcgttcgagttcttcctgataggttcaatgttaagctcactgctatggaagaggcaaaaaacttCAGTACTATGAAGGTAGAAGAACTGATGGGGTCACTTtgtacctttgagttaaatcaaaagattcgtcaaaaagacaagccaagtaGTTCCAAAGAAGAGGAGAAAACCATAGCTTTCAAGAGCACTGAAAAGGAAGtctcagatgatgaagatggtgataatgaaatggcaatgcttgcaaagaattttcgaaaatatatgaataagataggaaacaagaaattcaatggcaagatgtcaaaaggtaatccttcttctcttaaaccttttcaaactaataaaaagggtattcagtgcagggaatgtgagggatttggtcaCATCCAGTCTGAATGTGCAAATACTTTGAAAGAGAACAAAAAAGgtatgattgctacttggagtgataatgactctgaaagtagtgaagatgaggaaggtaatgtcgctctcacttctatttaacctgtttctaaatctgaaaatgaaaaaattgtttgcttgaataatgtttcaaaagatgaagaaaattctgatagtgatgaatctgaattgaatgatgagtccTTGAGTTaatcttacaaaaagatgtatggttcatgggtgaaagtgtgttatgaaaatcggtcattggtaagcaaaaataaagacttatcctttgaaattaaacaacttactgatttaaatgaaaattttgaaaaagaaataatttcaaaaaatgttgaaattaataagttgtctaaagatttggatactcttgagaaaaatgttagaatgcttaaccccggttaaactgtttttgagaatatacagaattcaggtcaaagaagtcatgtgggactgggtgcttcaagttctcaaaaatcaaagaaaattgtCTTTATCTCAGCTGGGATGTTATCGTCTGATGTTCCTGTGTCATCCTCACTGAAATCTGTTGTATCCGGTACTCGGATTGTTCCAACAGAAAGGACGCAGTCAGCAGGTAAATCCAATGGTAAATtcgaaaaattcattccaatctgtcatttttgtggtaggaagggtcatattcgtcctaagtgttttactcttatgaattttgctaaaagtgaatattttgaaaaattcagttattttgataatttcaaaagagtaaaaaaagggaaatgttcaatcaaagaaaatatggataaaaaagaataattgttttgctggttttactagtgaatatgatatatctgcttcttcatatttttggtattttgacaatggttgttcaagacatatgacaggtgacaagtctattcttacagacataaaacctatgcattgtgggtctgttacttttggcaatggaattgaaggtaatgttcttgatatgggtactcttaactttgaagggttgcctagaatcaaaagagtgttacttgtggaaggtcttaaagctaatcttctaagcataagtcaaatttgtgatcaaggttatactgttaactttgataaagagaattgttttgttttaaacaagaatggtgagaatgttcttgaaggttatagatctaatgacaattgctatactcttctgccatctattatgtgtcaatctgttgtgagtaataacaccgatatgtggcatgctaaacttggtcacataaatttcaaaaccttgaaaaaattgtcacatgcagggagtgttcgtggtttacctaagctaggtaaagaatctgatggtaagtgcaagagttgtcaactttgtaagcaattaaaaattacacataaaagtgtttctgacataaacacttcgaaagttttagaattgcttcacatggatcttatgggtccaattcaaattgagagtttaaatgggaaaaggtatatttttgtttgtgtggatgatttttctagatatacttgggtggaattcttgaaagaaaaatctgacacttttgatgcctttaaaactctttgcatgaaattaaaagttgaaaaagattgcaacattggaaaaattgttcgtataagaagtgatcatggtaaataatttgagaattctgtctatgatgatttttgtaagtctacaggtatctctcatgagttttcagctcccaaaactcctcaacagaatggagttgtagaaaggaaaaacatcactcttcaagaaatggctagagtgatgctaaacagcaaaaaattgaccaaacgaTTATGGGCAAAAGCAATTAACAttgcttgctatatcataaatcgtgtttttcttcgtccaggtacaactaaaacatcttatgaaatttggaaaggtaagaaaccaagtgtggcttactttcatgtttttggatgtgtttgttacattttgagagatagagaaaatcttggtaaatttgatgctaagagtgatgaaggtgtttttattagatactccactaacagtagggcctatcgtgtgtataacatgagaacccaaactgtaatggagccggctaacgttgttattgatgattccAGGGATTTTTCTGAGCTTTCTACTAAggaagaaaatgaaaggtttattgatgaacctactgaaaaacacgaagaagcatgtgtcagtgatactactgttgcaacgtctggtccatctgttccaacaaatcgcgaatccgatgaaacagattctggacagacagaaaagaaatttccagatattattttggatgaagtccaaaaggagccatcaaccagagttaagttaaatcatccagcagatttaatacttggaaatctaaaagacagtatggtaacacgaagaaggtttagtaatgttgttcaatttgtttgtttcttatctctaattgagcctaaaaatgtgaaagaagcttaactgatgaaaattggattaaagctatgcaggaggaattggaacaattttttagaaacaaagtgtggatccttgtgccaagaccgttgcataccaatattattggcacaaaatggattttcaaaaataaatctgatgaatttggtacaatcatgcgaaataaagcaagattagtggcacaagggtacatacaagtggaaggaatagactttgatgaaacatttgcacctgttgcaagacttgaatcaattagattattattgtctattgcttgcttgattggtttcaggttgttccaaatggatgtcaaatccgcatttctcaatgggatcttgaatgaagaggtatatgttgaacaacccaaagggtttggagatccccatgcacctgatcatgtttacaaattggagaaagctctatatggtttgaagcaagcccaTCGGGCTTGGTATGAAAGACTCTttcaatttcttgtttctcatggatacaaaaggggtggagtagataaaactttgtttatcaaaaatattaaatctaacataattattgctcagatttatgttgatgatattgtgtttggttctacttctgacaatgaggtgcaggtatttgtgaaacaaatgaaagaggaatttgaaatgagcatggtgggagaattgacctatttcttaggtttgcaagtcaagcaattagatgaaggcacatttatttctcaaagcaaatatgctaagaacttggtgaaaaagtttggacttgaaagttcaaagattgccaaaacaccaatgggaacgactgtgaagctatccaaagatgaaaatggtgtcaaagttgatcctacactgtataggagcatgattggtagtcttctttatctcactgctagtcgacctgatttgagttatagtgttgatgtgtgtgccaggtaccaaggaaatcccatggagtctcatgttgcagctgtcaaaagaatcattcgatatgttcatgggactgctgactatggtatttggtattcaaaagaaactaaccctaatctagtgtgttttagtgatgttgattgggcaggtaacactgatgacagaaaaagaactagtggaggatgtttcttcttgggaaataatcttgtctcttggcacagcaagaaaaagaattctatttctctctcaacagctgaggccgaatacattgcagcaggaagttgttgtgcacaacttttgtggatgaagcaaatgatgatggattatgggtttgatcttgatactttaactattttttgtgataatacaagtgcaattaatatttcaaaaaatcctgtgcaacattcccgtactaaacatattgatattcgtcatcatttcaaaagagaattagttgaaaataaagttcttgtcttggaatatattgaaacacacaaacaaattgcagatattttcactaaaactcttgattcggttcgctttgatttcctccgaaaatctttgggggtttgttctctttaaattttCTTGTTATGGTGTTGTCCACTTGATCTAATGTGTGTTATTTCTGGTTAAGAAAATTGTCaatcaatttgaaaattttgttgtgtgtcaagctggataatttgtcttgtgtttatgaatctttggttgtatattcttgagagaaatttaatcaattcctcctaggcatattcgagTAAATTTATCAATGTTTtatgtttgagcttccttttgtgtagcattgtttcaagctcctgtgcaagaatagagctacctacatcagtgtgtgaaagccgtcttttgagtaagttggaactttgtaattcggaGTTATAAAGAGGATACGCTtccatagaaaagggctaccattggtgtagtgtgacagtatcttcatgggttacaattatttttaatttcgaaaaagacctatttgtcattgggcaatgttccctagcatacactgtcacacacttatgcttgaagcaatgcattaaaaaaattgtacacagtttataaaaaataaaaaaaatgtgtgtaagactcatacatgttgattgattcacttaagaatatgtgcttATGACTGAATTGTGGTCtatttctctcgaatattctttctaattttttattttcacaagtgttcttatccgtgatatacactaacacttattctcatttgcttgattttattcttatcaggaTAACTCACTTTGTTCAAAGCATAATTTTTTgggttgagtttttatttttgtgcatatataaaatgaaaatataaaaaaataataaaaatttgacaAGGAAATTCATGGTGGACCGAATCACTGTGGTAATTTTGTAAAATTATGCatttattttgtgtgatttaatatattctttgtctccaaggaatttatttttgtcatctttctcaatttggaataccatgatttgtatctttattgtcTTGTACTTTGtttaaaattgttttaaaaaaaggGGAAAAAGGTCAACAAGAAGATCGTGTAGGGTATTTTTTCTGGTTACCTTTTTTGGAttgggattttataaatattatattttcataaactgaaattttttttaaaaaaaatggtaaGTTGTATGAAGATCGTGTGTATTAAAGGTTGTTTCCTTTTATTgtttcaattaatttttttattttattttttaaaaaaaggaaACCTTTTATTGCCGTGGGTGTCCAAATTGGGTAAGTGTTGTATTTAAAAAGGATTGCCATTACCCTAATTCTTCGCACCCACAATCTCACTCAGTCATTTCTTCTCCTTCTAAttatttctctctcatttttttgtAAGTGCTTTCTGTTTttcagagaagaaaagaaaaaaatggttATAACTCGTGGTGCTTCCTCCAAGAAGATCCCTGCTTGTCAATCCCGAAAGGTGCCATCTCCTTCGCCTCCTCCATCTGTGTCAACGGCGGCTCCATCTGTTCCAGAACCTGCCCCATCTATTGGAAAGTCTTGCAAATCCAAGGCACGCAAGAAGGTGTTTTCGCTCTCTCATGAACACCCTATGGTGTTTCCAGATATCTCATCTGACATTGTCAATGTTGCACCACCATCTGAAGTGGTGGTGCCCTCTCGAGCCAAGGACCATTCTCCTCTTCCTATTGATTTGTCTTTGGTGGCTAGGGAAAAATCAAAAACTGTTTCATCTTCCTCCAAAGCTGCTGCTGAAGGGTTGCTCAAATTGCCCTTGAATCCGAACCAGTCCAAGAAAAATTATGTGACTCCCAAAAGGAAATTGGGAATGTACGAGTCCTCTTCTCCCTTGACTGCTACCAAGAAAAGACTGAAGGCTCATCCTCCATCTCTGTCTTCCTCCGAATCTGATCCTGAGGAAGAAAAGTCAGAATCTGAAGCAACCCATGATACCACATTGTCTGATGAAACGGTTCTTGACAATGCAGaatcagaggctgagtctgatgAGCCAGAAAAAGAAGACATTGTCCCCTCTGAACAAGAAGTCGAATCTAACTCAGACCAAATTGCAACTCCTTTGACATCCAAGGCTAAAGGGAAGAAACCTATTTCTGATCCTACACCTTCTCCAAAACGTTCAGGTGTAACTTTCAAACCTTATTCTTCCAGTTTTTGCTATAATGATAATGCACGTGATATGGTTCTATATGCTCAAAGGAAATTTATCATTGAAAGAAATTATGTCTTGAGTGATCATCGTCCTTTTGGTGTGCTAACAATGCTTCAAGATCGACAATGGACAGGTTCTTTGGTTAAATTTACtggttttgtggatagaatagtcaaggaattctatgccaatcttACTAATGAAATTTTTGAACGTACATCTCCTGTGTATAATAAAGTGTTCGTTAGGGGCCATTGGTTCTCCTTTTCTCCTCAAGACATTGCTCTTGCTTTTCATCTTCCCCTTGATGTCGAGGATGATGTTGATGGTGCCTCTCTTGACAAGGACATGGTTATCACTGAGTTGGTAGGTCAAAAAATGGTATGGCCATCTAATACAGTCATCTCAGTCTCCAATCTCACCTACACTTATGATGTCCTCCATAAGTTTGCCACAACAAATTGGAAGCCCACTTCTCACACCGCCACTATCTCTTTTGATATGGCATCATTTTTGTACAAGGTGGAGACCGGTCTTGGTATAAATTTTGCTTTGGTTATTCATGATCAAATCATTGGGTTTCGCAAAGGTAATAGGAAAAACTTGAATCTTCCTTTTCCTCaagttatttataaagtgttgagtaTGCAGAAAAAAGATCTCCAACGTGATCAAGAAGACTTGGTGGCACCCACTATTGTTGCTTCCTACAAGGCCTCTGCCCTTCCTACTGAAGCCACTGCTGCTCCATCTCCAAGAAAGTCCAGCCCAATCTCTGAAGATTGCCTCAGATGACATTCCTTCTGCCTCCTCCTCTGTTGCCACAGATTCAAGACTTGTTGCAACAGAAATAGATGCTGTTCGAGCCTCTGTTGATTCTTTGACTGCTCGAGTGATGTCAATTGAAGGACTGCAACGTTCTGTGTTGGAGGCCGTTCAATCTCTGTCCAAAGATCcagttgtttagttttattttagtttttgtcaATTAAACATTGATACTCTTTTTTGTTCTTTTGTTTTATGgttctttggcttctttgaaagacacaaagggggagagtagaTACTTTCCAAAAACCtgtttgtttgttgttttgtttaactctggaccttcttattttgaggggaAGTTAAGTCTAGTTTATTTAcatgtttgttataagttaatgcatgtttgcagggggagttctttctctttacttatcactaacatttgtgttgcaggtttttgaattaattttgtctatcaaatttccaaagggggagattgtaaaattctttattggcatatttgacaataatgacaaaattaattaaaagagtattttcgaaattaatagtttcctgttttgtaatattttgtggtaaatttcgaaaatgggtagtttcctatTTTGTTGTGATATGTtttctataatcagattattctatatatgattataaaataaatatatcatttcctataaaagaatatcttttcttgaaattagtttatatggaaattattagtatttatttttatttgttgatCTGAATTGGttgcccagaaatcgtgtacagcttgcactgataatgtatatattgtttccttatttatttaaggaaactgggttgaaaaactgtccaagttcaatgagtctgtttgaacggattgccagtctgtttgaacagattctgactttcctgttttggaagattttccatttattggctgtttaatttctgatttgttttccacgacctaaagggattctaaaatgtatataatcatccttaggtcgctggtttttgatcatctctcttgttgtattattttccaaataattttcaagttttagagagacttttttattatgtgaagaacttgagtccagcaagttcttagtggtttattacagtgtacttctgtattgttttatttgtgttaattgtgtaggttgaacacacttggacattggtcattaaacttcgggagaagtcttgttcgtgagtcacttttcgggaggaaaagtgcaagtgttatgatttgaagggagttcaagatcttagcacttcagaaatttgattaggagtttagattacaacaattgcgacaaattcaagagggagtctttatttgtataagtcaatttggttttctaatcgtttagatattcttttaataaatttcattctctggccGTGGCCTcatggactagtagcaatctgcaaagattgctgataccacgtaaaaattcgtgtgttctttactttatgttcgtttttatcttctgatcacaaactgtttaaacatatctggtttctgttcaaacagtctttgtgtctgtttaaacatttctgtaacagttcaacaattaattatttaatttgaataattaagttggtaatcttaaaaaaacGTAATTTCATTTACAAAGTTTGCATAGCCTCCTCCAATGCTATGTTAGGCGAACTATCCAAAATAGACTCATAGGGAATACTTTTTACGAATCTGATACTAATTTTTGTTACTAAACTCACTAAAGTCTTAGGCAAGGATTTCACACATCTCCAATCAATAATTTCAATCATAACATGATAGACAAAGCAAAAGGGTGAGTGAGAAATGAGAAACTTACCACGAAGAGCCTGAAAAAATTCTCTTATAATCTTGTGAACGAAAAACctgaaaaattataaataaaatcacTCAATATTCATAAATGTCATCACAAAATATGAAATGAAGTACAGAATAACAATTCCAAAATCACTATATTAGAGGTGCGAAGCCAATAAATTTCCTCAAAGTGTATATAGTTGTTGTTTGACTTTCTTTGATACTTCGATCATAAATTAACTTATTATAGTCTAGTGCAGTCGTATTAATCACATAATCTATatgaaataatcataatttatatatatatatatagactttaTTTTGGTGAGCAAGGAAAACACCACTAGAAGGACATTGAATTTATCTTAttcttttttcttatttaataGAAGTGTATAAATAAATGAAGTAaacagataaaaaaaatgattctCTGAAAGAATAATGTCATGTTCTAGTTCCTATAAAATTGGTAAACCAATACAAATGTTTGATTGTGGGAGAGAGAGTAGAGAAATGGAGGTGATGACTAAGAAACCGTAATTATGAAATATGAAAAAGTGGATTACCGTATAAAT is a window of Humulus lupulus chromosome 4, drHumLupu1.1, whole genome shotgun sequence DNA encoding:
- the LOC133832863 gene encoding uncharacterized protein LOC133832863, which codes for MVITRGASSKKIPACQSRKVPSPSPPPSVSTAAPSVPEPAPSIGKSCKSKARKKVFSLSHEHPMVFPDISSDIVNVAPPSEVVVPSRAKDHSPLPIDLSLVAREKSKTVSSSSKAAAEGLLKLPLNPNQSKKNYVTPKRKLGMYESSSPLTATKKRLKAHPPSLSSSESDPEEEKSESEATHDTTLSDETVLDNAESEAESDEPEKEDIVPSEQEVESNSDQIATPLTSKAKGKKPISDPTPSPKRSGVTFKPYSSSFCYNDNARDMVLYAQRKFIIERNYVLSDHRPFGVLTMLQDRQWTGSLVKFTGFVDRIVKEFYANLTNEIFERTSPVYNKVFVRGHWFSFSPQDIALAFHLPLDVEDDVDGASLDKDMVITELVGQKMVWPSNTVISVSNLTYTYDVLHKFATTNWKPTSHTATISFDMASFLYKVETGLGINFALVIHDQIIGFRKGNRKNLNLPFPQVIYKVLSMQKKDLQRDQEDLVAPTIVASYKASALPTEATAAPSPRKSSPISEDCLR